In one window of Undibacter mobilis DNA:
- a CDS encoding RT0821/Lpp0805 family surface protein, with protein MAGVSAMLVALAAGGCSLSGQFDSVFGSNSDVTGSITPPPGSKDADELPPAADLAFARAAVKEVLARGGKDSSQPWENPATGARGTVTPIAQAYANGAQTCHDFLASYVNGPKEAWLKGEACRPHKGAWEVRSMKPWKRS; from the coding sequence ATGGCCGGCGTGTCGGCAATGCTTGTCGCACTCGCTGCAGGCGGTTGCAGTTTGTCGGGCCAGTTCGATTCGGTGTTCGGATCCAATTCCGACGTTACCGGCTCCATCACCCCGCCACCGGGTTCCAAGGACGCCGACGAATTGCCGCCCGCTGCCGACCTCGCCTTCGCCCGCGCCGCCGTGAAGGAAGTACTGGCGCGCGGCGGTAAGGATTCGAGCCAGCCCTGGGAAAATCCGGCGACCGGCGCGCGCGGTACCGTAACGCCGATCGCGCAGGCCTATGCCAATGGCGCGCAGACCTGCCACGACTTCTTGGCGAGCTACGTCAACGGCCCCAAGGAGGCCTGGTTGAAGGGCGAGGCCTGCCGGCCGCATAAGGGGGCCTGGGAAGTCCGCTCGATGAAGCCCTGGAAGCGGTCGTAG
- a CDS encoding DUF1194 domain-containing protein — translation MRRSRLYGAVGGGLCAALCAAYALVAYAAPHPRFADLSPSAIPVDVELVLAVDISYSMDPDEQALQREGYIQALTSREFLTAIREGGHGKIAVTYVEWAGPSTQHVVMPWRLIDGPEAADAVAAEIARQPTRRASRTSISGALKFARTLFDTSGYRGARRVIDVSGDGANNSGPLVVPTRDAIVAEGITINGLPILLKRLNYATMDIEDLDIYYEDCVIGGPGAFVIPIRERDKFIEATRQKLILEIAGRQPEAKVIPASADKPRVSCTIGEKIWRERWGEGMDFR, via the coding sequence ATGAGGCGGTCTCGTCTTTACGGCGCTGTCGGAGGCGGACTTTGCGCCGCCCTGTGCGCCGCCTATGCGCTGGTCGCTTATGCCGCGCCGCATCCGCGCTTCGCCGATCTCAGCCCCTCCGCCATACCGGTTGATGTCGAGCTCGTGCTCGCCGTCGATATTTCATATTCGATGGACCCGGACGAGCAGGCGCTGCAGCGCGAGGGTTACATCCAAGCATTGACCTCGCGCGAATTCCTCACCGCCATCCGCGAGGGCGGCCACGGCAAGATTGCCGTCACGTATGTCGAATGGGCCGGGCCGTCGACCCAGCATGTCGTCATGCCGTGGCGGCTGATCGACGGACCGGAAGCGGCCGATGCGGTCGCCGCCGAGATTGCCCGCCAGCCGACCCGCCGGGCATCGCGCACCTCGATTTCCGGGGCGCTGAAGTTCGCGCGCACTTTGTTCGATACCAGCGGCTATCGCGGCGCACGCCGGGTCATCGACGTATCCGGCGATGGCGCCAACAATTCCGGGCCCTTGGTGGTGCCGACCCGCGACGCGATCGTCGCCGAGGGCATCACCATCAACGGCCTGCCGATCCTGCTCAAGCGGCTCAACTACGCGACCATGGATATCGAGGATCTCGACATCTACTACGAGGACTGTGTTATCGGCGGCCCCGGCGCCTTCGTCATTCCGATCCGCGAGCGCGACAAGTTCATCGAAGCGACGCGCCAGAAATTGATACTCGAGATTGCCGGCCGTCAGCCGGAGGCGAAGGTCATTCCTGCGAGCGCCGACAAGCCGCGCGTTTCCTGCACCATCGGCGAGAAAATCTGGCGCGAGCGCTGGGGTGAAGGAATGGATTTCAGGTAG
- a CDS encoding SDR family NAD(P)-dependent oxidoreductase, producing MPTSPSNQPRRTLLLTGASRGIGHATVKRFSAAGWRVITCSRHPFPENCPWDAGPEDHIQVDLSDEANTVEAIAEIKRRLERGELHALVNNAAISPKADGGKRLGSLDTNIGTWQRVFAVNFFAPIMLARGLVDQLKAANGAVVNVTSIAGSRVHPFAGAAYATSKAALASLTREMASDFGRLGIRVNAIAPGEIDTSILSPGTEKIVEQIPMQRLGTPDEVAKIIYVLCTETSSYVNGAEIHINGGQHV from the coding sequence ATGCCCACCAGCCCATCCAACCAGCCACGCCGCACCTTGCTCCTGACCGGGGCCAGCCGCGGCATCGGGCATGCGACGGTGAAACGTTTTTCCGCCGCCGGCTGGCGCGTCATCACCTGCTCGCGTCATCCGTTTCCGGAAAACTGCCCGTGGGACGCCGGGCCCGAGGATCACATCCAGGTTGACCTTTCCGACGAAGCCAACACCGTCGAGGCGATCGCGGAAATCAAACGCCGCCTCGAGCGCGGCGAACTGCATGCGCTGGTCAACAACGCGGCGATCTCGCCGAAGGCCGACGGCGGCAAACGACTCGGCTCGCTCGACACCAATATCGGCACTTGGCAGCGCGTGTTTGCGGTGAACTTTTTCGCGCCGATCATGCTGGCACGGGGGCTGGTCGATCAGCTCAAGGCCGCCAACGGCGCCGTGGTCAACGTCACCTCGATCGCCGGTTCGCGCGTACATCCCTTCGCCGGCGCGGCCTATGCCACCTCCAAAGCGGCGCTGGCGTCGCTGACGCGCGAAATGGCCAGCGACTTCGGCCGTCTCGGCATCCGCGTTAACGCTATCGCGCCGGGCGAGATCGACACCTCGATCCTGTCGCCGGGCACCGAAAAGATCGTCGAGCAGATCCCGATGCAGCGGCTCGGCACGCCGGACGAAGTCGCCAAGATCATTTACGTGCTCTGCACCGAGACCAGTTCGTATGTGAACGGCGCGGAAATCCACATCAATGGCGGCCAGCACGTCTGA
- a CDS encoding anti-sigma factor family protein, which translates to MTEHDKPVTEDELHSYVDGLLPDDRQEAVATWLAANPEAAALIAAWRAQADAIRARYGAIANEPIPERLQLDRIIAGDIVAARRGNRPFRMMAAAAVLLAFIGGAAAGWAARGAPDAAPSNFDQMTAQALDAYKLYVVEVRHPVEVPGAEAAHLRQWLSKRVGYELSIPDLSSLGLKLVGGRLLPGPTGSAAAFYMYENAAGDRYTIYCAKATQGETALHFKTGEKYSAVTWVDDNIGYVVSGPSDRDKLETVAKNIYGQMDKGPEKKG; encoded by the coding sequence ATGACCGAACATGACAAGCCGGTGACAGAAGACGAACTGCATTCCTATGTGGACGGCCTTCTCCCCGATGACCGGCAGGAAGCGGTGGCGACCTGGCTCGCGGCCAATCCGGAAGCAGCAGCCCTCATCGCCGCTTGGCGCGCGCAAGCCGACGCCATACGCGCGCGCTACGGCGCCATCGCGAACGAGCCCATTCCCGAACGCCTGCAGCTCGACCGTATCATTGCCGGCGACATCGTGGCCGCGCGCCGCGGCAACCGGCCATTTCGCATGATGGCTGCGGCGGCGGTGCTGCTGGCCTTTATCGGCGGCGCCGCCGCCGGCTGGGCCGCACGTGGCGCACCCGATGCCGCGCCCTCGAACTTCGACCAAATGACCGCGCAGGCGCTCGACGCCTACAAACTCTATGTCGTGGAAGTGCGCCATCCGGTTGAAGTGCCGGGCGCAGAGGCCGCGCATTTGCGGCAATGGCTGTCGAAGCGTGTCGGCTACGAGCTCAGCATTCCCGATCTGTCGTCGCTCGGCCTGAAGCTGGTCGGCGGACGGCTGCTCCCCGGCCCGACCGGCAGCGCAGCGGCATTCTACATGTATGAGAACGCTGCCGGCGACCGCTACACGATCTATTGCGCCAAGGCGACGCAGGGCGAAACCGCGCTGCACTTCAAGACCGGCGAGAAGTATTCAGCGGTCACCTGGGTCGACGACAACATCGGCTATGTGGTGAGCGGGCCGTCCGACCGCGACAAGCTCGAGACGGTCGCCAAGAATATCTACGGCCAGATGGATAAAGGGCCGGAGAAGAAGGGGTGA
- the ribB gene encoding 3,4-dihydroxy-2-butanone-4-phosphate synthase codes for MLNTHSKVEAAIKAFAKGELVVVTDDDDRENEGDLFVAASLCTPEKMAFIIRHTSGIVCATITAADAQRLHLDPMVAKNDAPLGTAFTVTVDLKHGMTTGISAEERTNTVRALANDNIGAADFVRPGHVFPLVAREGGVLMRTGHTEACTDLCKLAGLPPVGVLSELMNDDGTVMRGPQVTAFAEKHKLIQISVADLIAYRQAREKLVTRVGEFSLESEIGPLKGYAFVTPFDEVHHMAFVYGDIGNGKEVPARLHRADVIGDVFGGGKSIRASLKRFKAAGRGVIVYLRDGTAGVPVAAIPKGEATGTETARSQQWRDVGVGAQILKDLGISSIRLMTSSQRTYVGLGGFGIEIAGTDVLES; via the coding sequence ATGTTAAACACCCACAGCAAAGTTGAAGCGGCGATCAAGGCCTTCGCCAAGGGCGAGCTCGTCGTCGTCACCGACGACGACGATCGCGAGAACGAGGGCGACCTGTTCGTTGCCGCCTCGCTCTGCACGCCGGAGAAGATGGCCTTCATCATCCGCCACACGTCCGGCATCGTCTGCGCCACCATCACCGCGGCCGACGCGCAGCGCCTGCATCTCGATCCGATGGTCGCCAAGAACGACGCGCCGCTCGGCACCGCCTTCACCGTTACGGTCGATCTCAAGCACGGCATGACCACCGGCATCTCGGCGGAGGAACGCACCAACACCGTGCGAGCGCTCGCCAACGACAATATCGGCGCCGCCGATTTCGTCCGCCCCGGCCATGTGTTTCCGCTGGTTGCGCGCGAGGGTGGCGTGCTGATGCGCACCGGCCATACCGAAGCCTGCACCGATCTGTGCAAGCTCGCCGGCCTGCCGCCGGTCGGCGTGCTGTCCGAATTGATGAATGACGACGGCACCGTGATGCGCGGGCCGCAAGTCACGGCCTTTGCCGAGAAGCACAAGCTGATCCAGATCTCCGTCGCCGATCTCATTGCCTATCGCCAGGCGCGCGAGAAACTGGTGACGCGGGTCGGCGAGTTCTCGCTCGAATCAGAGATCGGCCCGCTTAAAGGCTATGCCTTCGTTACGCCGTTTGATGAAGTGCATCACATGGCCTTCGTCTACGGCGATATCGGCAATGGCAAGGAAGTGCCGGCGCGATTGCACCGCGCCGACGTGATCGGCGACGTGTTCGGCGGCGGCAAATCGATCCGCGCCTCGCTCAAGCGCTTCAAGGCGGCCGGCCGTGGCGTCATCGTTTATCTGCGCGACGGCACCGCCGGTGTGCCGGTTGCGGCGATACCGAAAGGTGAGGCCACTGGCACCGAAACCGCCCGCTCGCAGCAGTGGCGCGATGTCGGCGTCGGCGCCCAGATCCTCAAAGACCTCGGCATCTCCTCGATCCGGCTGATGACCTCCAGCCAGCGCACCTATGTCGGTTTGGGCGGTTTCGGCATTGAGATCGCCGGAACGGACGTGCTGGAAAGCTGA
- a CDS encoding sigma-70 family RNA polymerase sigma factor codes for MATFRHEIEATIPALRRYARALTRDADLADDLVQDTLVRALRSEHLFHGGDIRVWMYTILANLNRNRLRALSRRPTMTPIDDGDAAEAAPEAGGRDIERALATLVDEQRHVLLLVVLEGLSYREVAEIQGVPIGTVMSRLARARSQIKTFLEGGRPALRRVK; via the coding sequence TTGGCCACGTTCCGCCATGAAATCGAGGCGACCATCCCGGCGTTGCGGCGCTACGCCCGGGCCCTGACGCGCGATGCCGATCTGGCCGACGATCTGGTGCAGGACACGCTGGTGCGGGCGCTGCGCTCGGAGCACTTGTTCCACGGCGGGGACATCCGCGTTTGGATGTACACCATCCTCGCCAACCTGAATCGCAACCGCCTGCGCGCGCTGTCGCGGCGGCCGACGATGACGCCCATCGACGATGGCGACGCCGCCGAGGCCGCGCCCGAAGCCGGCGGCCGCGACATCGAGCGCGCGCTGGCAACACTCGTCGACGAGCAGCGCCATGTTCTGCTTCTCGTCGTGCTCGAAGGCCTGAGTTATCGCGAAGTCGCCGAAATCCAGGGCGTGCCGATCGGCACCGTTATGTCGCGTCTCGCGCGTGCGCGCAGCCAAATCAAAACTTTCCTCGAGGGCGGGCGCCCGGCGCTCCGCCGCGTGAAATAG
- the fabI gene encoding enoyl-ACP reductase FabI, with amino-acid sequence MAEVSELMRGKRGLIMGVANNRSIAWGIARACRDHGADLAFTYQGDALKKRVEPLAEEVDGLVVGHCDVTDPASIDAVFAQVEQAWGSLDFVLHAIAYSDKDQLDGRYVDTTEDNFTKTMLISCYSFTAIAQRAEKLMKNGGSMLTLTYYGAEKWMPHYNVMGLAKAALESSVRYMAADLGVKNIRVNAISAGPIKTLAASGIGDFRYILKWNEYNTPMRRNVTLEDVGKAGVFFLSDLSSGVTGEIQHVDAGYHVVGIKHPDAPDFPVK; translated from the coding sequence ATGGCTGAAGTTTCGGAATTGATGCGCGGCAAACGCGGGCTGATCATGGGAGTGGCCAACAACCGCTCGATCGCCTGGGGCATTGCGCGGGCTTGCCGCGACCACGGCGCCGACCTCGCTTTTACCTATCAGGGCGATGCGCTGAAAAAGCGCGTGGAACCCTTGGCCGAGGAGGTTGACGGGCTGGTGGTCGGGCATTGCGACGTCACCGATCCGGCCTCCATCGACGCCGTTTTCGCCCAGGTCGAGCAGGCCTGGGGATCGCTGGATTTCGTGCTGCACGCCATTGCCTATTCCGACAAGGACCAGCTCGACGGCCGCTATGTCGACACCACGGAAGACAACTTCACCAAGACCATGCTCATCAGCTGCTATTCGTTCACGGCGATCGCGCAGCGCGCCGAGAAGCTGATGAAGAATGGCGGCTCGATGCTGACGCTGACCTACTACGGCGCCGAAAAGTGGATGCCGCATTACAACGTGATGGGGCTGGCGAAGGCGGCGCTGGAGAGTTCGGTGCGCTACATGGCGGCCGATCTCGGCGTGAAGAACATCCGCGTCAACGCCATCTCGGCCGGTCCGATCAAGACGCTGGCGGCGTCGGGCATCGGCGACTTCCGCTACATCCTGAAATGGAACGAATACAATACGCCGATGCGGCGTAACGTGACGCTGGAGGATGTCGGCAAGGCCGGCGTGTTCTTCCTGTCCGACCTGTCGAGCGGCGTCACCGGCGAAATCCAGCACGTCGATGCCGGCTATCACGTCGTCGGCATCAAGCATCCGGACGCGCCGGACTTTCCCGTAAAATAA
- a CDS encoding class I SAM-dependent RNA methyltransferase, with amino-acid sequence MTEQLTITRLGHRGDGLADTAAGAVYVPYTLPGETVTVEPVAGHPDRRRLLRVDKASHERAQPICKHFGVCGGCAMQHWSHAEYLLWKRGLVAEALAHAGIIAPVDPIVDAHGDGRRRAVLHARRGDGNVLEVGFAAPRAHHIVAIDECPVLAPGLAGIVPISWAIADILKPVNKPIDIHATASDRGLDIDVRGSGPLPSARLSELAKLADKYSLARITRHGELVLQRIEPTLKIGRANVPLPPGAFLQATAAGEAALAALVVKHAGKAKRIADLFSGIGTFALRLGETARVLAVDSEAAAIKSLERGINSAPGLKPVEARARDLFRNPMVAMEFKGFDAVVFDPPRQGAERQAHEIASSKVPLVIAVSCDATTFARDARILIDGGYKLASVTPVDQFRHSHHAEMVGRFEK; translated from the coding sequence ATGACCGAGCAGCTCACCATCACCCGCCTGGGCCATCGCGGCGACGGCCTGGCCGACACCGCGGCGGGCGCGGTCTATGTGCCGTATACGCTGCCGGGCGAAACGGTGACGGTCGAACCGGTCGCCGGCCATCCCGACCGGCGCCGCCTGCTGCGCGTGGACAAGGCCAGCCACGAACGCGCCCAGCCGATCTGCAAGCATTTTGGCGTCTGCGGCGGCTGCGCCATGCAGCACTGGTCGCATGCCGAATACCTCCTCTGGAAACGCGGCCTCGTCGCCGAGGCGCTGGCGCACGCCGGCATCATCGCTCCGGTCGATCCGATCGTCGACGCCCATGGCGACGGCCGCCGCCGCGCCGTGCTGCATGCGCGCCGCGGCGACGGCAACGTGCTCGAGGTCGGCTTTGCCGCGCCGCGCGCTCACCACATCGTCGCCATCGACGAATGCCCTGTTCTCGCGCCCGGACTGGCCGGCATCGTGCCGATCTCGTGGGCCATCGCCGACATCCTGAAGCCTGTCAACAAACCGATCGATATCCATGCCACGGCAAGCGACCGCGGCCTCGATATCGACGTGCGCGGGTCCGGCCCGCTGCCGTCGGCGCGATTGTCCGAACTGGCGAAACTCGCCGACAAATACTCACTCGCCCGCATCACCCGCCACGGCGAACTGGTGCTGCAGCGCATTGAACCGACGCTGAAGATCGGCCGCGCCAACGTGCCGCTGCCGCCCGGCGCCTTTCTGCAAGCAACCGCCGCGGGCGAAGCGGCGCTCGCCGCACTCGTCGTCAAACACGCCGGCAAGGCGAAGCGGATCGCCGATCTGTTCAGTGGCATCGGCACTTTCGCGCTACGCCTCGGCGAGACGGCGCGCGTCCTGGCGGTGGACAGTGAGGCGGCCGCGATCAAGTCGCTGGAACGCGGCATCAACAGCGCGCCGGGCTTGAAGCCGGTCGAAGCACGCGCGCGCGATCTGTTCCGCAATCCGATGGTAGCGATGGAGTTCAAGGGCTTCGACGCCGTCGTATTCGACCCACCGCGCCAGGGCGCGGAGCGCCAGGCCCACGAAATCGCATCAAGCAAAGTGCCGCTGGTCATCGCGGTGTCGTGCGACGCCACGACCTTCGCCCGCGACGCGCGCATTCTCATCGACGGCGGCTACAAGCTCGCCAGCGTCACGCCGGTCGACCAGTTCCGCCACTCGCATCATGCCGAGATGGTGGGACGGTTCGAGAAATAA
- the pdxH gene encoding pyridoxamine 5'-phosphate oxidase yields the protein MSETTPIEHTVKLTTGDFTEADEPMRLFAAWLGDATQSEPRDPTAMTLATVDSDGLPNARMVLLKGADEHGFVFYTNTESQKGNELAAQAKAALVFHWKSLNRQIRVRGVVERVTPEEADAYFATRPKQAQIGAWASQQSRPLESRLAFEKAIAINAAKYALGTVPRPPHWSGFRIVPSSIEFWHDRPFRLHDRIVFKREKPGAPWSKTRLYP from the coding sequence ATGTCCGAAACGACACCGATTGAGCACACAGTAAAGTTAACGACTGGTGATTTTACCGAGGCCGACGAGCCGATGCGGCTGTTCGCCGCCTGGCTGGGCGACGCCACACAATCTGAGCCGCGAGACCCGACCGCGATGACGCTCGCCACGGTCGACAGCGACGGCCTGCCGAACGCGCGCATGGTGCTGCTCAAGGGCGCCGACGAACATGGCTTCGTCTTCTATACGAATACCGAAAGCCAGAAGGGCAATGAACTCGCCGCCCAGGCCAAAGCCGCCTTGGTGTTCCACTGGAAGTCGCTCAACCGGCAGATCCGCGTGCGCGGTGTCGTTGAACGCGTGACGCCGGAAGAAGCGGACGCCTATTTCGCGACGCGCCCCAAGCAGGCGCAGATCGGCGCCTGGGCCTCGCAACAGTCGCGGCCGCTGGAAAGCCGCCTCGCCTTCGAGAAGGCCATCGCCATCAATGCCGCCAAATACGCCCTCGGCACGGTGCCGCGGCCGCCGCACTGGTCGGGGTTCCGCATCGTCCCCTCGTCCATTGAGTTCTGGCACGACCGTCCGTTCCGCCTGCACGACCGTATTGTGTTCAAGCGCGAAAAACCGGGCGCGCCGTGGAGCAAAACGCGGCTCTATCCGTGA
- the aroC gene encoding chorismate synthase, which yields MSFNTFGHLFRFTSFGESHGAAIGCVVDGCPPRIPVTAEEIQVFLDKRRPGQSRFTTQRQEPDAVKILSGVFTDEATGQQVTTGTPIMLLIENVDQRSKDYSEIKDKYRPGHAGFAYDVKYGINDYRGGGRSSARETAARVAAGAIARKIVPGLVVRGALVQMGPHKIDRSRWDWAEVDKNPFFCPDPVQAKFYEEYLDGVRKSGSSIGAVIEIVAEGVPSGLGAPIYAKLDGDIAGALMGINAVKGVEIGDGFAVAELSGEDNADEMRMGNDGKPLFLSNHAGGVLGGISTGQAIVARFAVKPTSSILTPRKTVDRYGTNTELFTKGRHDPCVGIRAVPIGEAMVACVIADHYLMHRGQVGESLPWPFEKR from the coding sequence ATGTCCTTCAACACTTTCGGCCACCTGTTCCGGTTCACCAGCTTCGGCGAAAGCCACGGGGCGGCGATCGGCTGCGTGGTCGACGGCTGCCCGCCGCGTATTCCGGTGACCGCGGAGGAGATCCAGGTTTTCCTCGACAAGCGCCGGCCGGGCCAGTCGCGCTTCACGACGCAGCGGCAGGAGCCGGATGCGGTGAAGATTCTGTCCGGCGTCTTCACCGACGAGGCGACCGGCCAGCAGGTCACGACCGGCACGCCGATCATGCTGTTGATCGAGAACGTCGACCAGCGCTCCAAGGACTATTCCGAGATCAAGGACAAGTACCGGCCGGGCCATGCCGGCTTCGCCTATGACGTAAAGTACGGCATTAACGATTATCGCGGCGGCGGTCGCTCGTCGGCGCGCGAGACCGCGGCGCGTGTCGCCGCCGGCGCCATCGCCCGCAAGATCGTGCCGGGCCTCGTGGTGCGCGGCGCGCTGGTGCAAATGGGCCCGCACAAGATCGATCGCTCGCGCTGGGACTGGGCCGAGGTCGACAAAAATCCGTTCTTCTGCCCTGACCCGGTGCAGGCGAAATTCTACGAAGAGTACCTCGATGGCGTGCGCAAGTCGGGTTCGTCGATCGGCGCGGTGATCGAGATTGTCGCCGAAGGCGTGCCTTCGGGGCTGGGCGCGCCGATCTACGCCAAGCTCGATGGCGATATTGCCGGCGCGCTGATGGGCATCAATGCCGTCAAGGGCGTCGAGATCGGTGACGGCTTTGCCGTGGCGGAATTGTCGGGCGAGGACAATGCGGACGAGATGCGGATGGGGAACGACGGCAAGCCGCTGTTCCTGTCGAACCATGCCGGCGGCGTGCTCGGCGGCATATCGACCGGGCAGGCGATCGTTGCCCGTTTCGCCGTCAAGCCGACCTCGTCGATCCTGACGCCGCGCAAGACCGTGGATCGCTACGGCACCAACACCGAACTGTTTACCAAGGGCCGTCATGACCCTTGCGTCGGTATTCGAGCCGTGCCGATCGGCGAGGCCATGGTGGCATGTGTCATCGCCGATCACTATCTGATGCATCGCGGCCAGGTCGGCGAAAGCCTGCCGTGGCCGTTCGAAAAGAGATGA
- a CDS encoding histidine phosphatase family protein, whose product MRTVYYIRHGETDWNAAGRLQGHRDIPLNDKGRGQARHCGNVLRDLFAKEGRDPASLDYVSSPLLRATETMEWVREGLKLPRDGFRREPQLIELSFGDWEGATLALLHHKDPVRIAQREQDKYHFVPPNGESYRMVEMRMKRWYDTLAGDVVAAAHGGTCRGLMASLGIVHPAAAPLVDIVQGVVYVFRGSELTQYA is encoded by the coding sequence ATGCGAACTGTTTATTACATCCGGCACGGCGAAACCGACTGGAACGCGGCCGGGCGTCTGCAGGGCCATCGTGACATTCCGCTCAATGACAAGGGCCGGGGTCAGGCGCGGCATTGCGGCAATGTGCTGCGCGATCTCTTCGCCAAGGAAGGCCGCGATCCCGCCTCGCTCGACTATGTATCGAGCCCGCTGCTGCGCGCCACCGAGACGATGGAATGGGTGCGTGAAGGACTCAAGCTGCCGCGCGACGGTTTCCGCCGCGAACCGCAGCTGATCGAATTGTCCTTCGGCGACTGGGAAGGCGCGACCCTCGCGCTGCTGCATCACAAGGACCCGGTGCGCATCGCCCAGCGCGAGCAGGACAAGTACCATTTCGTGCCGCCGAATGGCGAAAGCTACCGGATGGTGGAGATGCGGATGAAGCGCTGGTACGACACTCTGGCGGGCGACGTCGTGGCGGCGGCGCATGGCGGCACTTGCCGCGGTCTGATGGCCAGCCTCGGGATCGTCCATCCGGCCGCCGCGCCGCTTGTCGATATCGTCCAGGGGGTGGTCTACGTGTTCCGGGGCTCCGAACTGACCCAGTATGCCTGA
- a CDS encoding DnaJ C-terminal domain-containing protein: MRDPYTVLGVSKTASEAEIKSAFRKLAKKHHPDANKDDAKAASRFAELNAAYEIVGDDEKRKAFDRGEIDAEGKPRFQGFAGQPGGGFHPGAGGFGQGFGQGGGGFESFSFGPDGFQRRAGGAGGSGFEDLLRGMFGGRAGAGPRGHAAEFEPEDFGSQATGQDLAASLTISLTDAAKGASTRVSLPTGKDVEVKIPAGIASGQQIRLKGQGYPGPLGRNGDAIITINIAPHPVFKADGDDLRIDLPITLYEAVLGGKVRVPTLDGAVELAIPAGTNAGRTFRLKGKGLKAKGGKSHGDLFATVRVMLPDSVDEELKREIEKLRDDRPYDPRKDLG; this comes from the coding sequence ATGCGTGACCCCTACACCGTTTTGGGGGTGTCCAAGACCGCGAGCGAGGCGGAGATCAAATCCGCATTCCGCAAACTTGCCAAAAAGCACCATCCCGACGCCAACAAGGACGATGCCAAGGCGGCCTCGCGCTTTGCCGAGCTGAACGCCGCCTACGAGATCGTCGGCGACGACGAGAAGCGCAAGGCGTTCGATCGCGGTGAGATCGACGCCGAGGGCAAGCCGCGCTTTCAGGGCTTTGCTGGCCAGCCGGGCGGCGGTTTCCATCCTGGCGCCGGCGGTTTTGGGCAGGGTTTCGGCCAAGGCGGCGGTGGCTTCGAGAGTTTCTCCTTCGGACCCGATGGCTTCCAGCGCCGCGCGGGCGGTGCCGGCGGCTCGGGCTTCGAGGATCTGCTGCGCGGCATGTTCGGCGGCCGCGCCGGCGCCGGCCCGCGCGGCCATGCCGCCGAGTTCGAGCCGGAAGACTTCGGCTCGCAGGCGACCGGGCAGGATCTTGCCGCTTCGCTCACCATTTCGCTGACCGATGCCGCCAAAGGCGCGAGCACGCGCGTCAGCCTGCCGACCGGCAAGGATGTCGAGGTCAAGATTCCGGCCGGCATCGCCAGCGGTCAGCAGATCAGGCTGAAGGGGCAGGGCTATCCTGGGCCGCTCGGCCGTAACGGTGACGCCATCATTACGATCAACATCGCGCCGCATCCGGTGTTCAAGGCCGACGGCGACGACTTGCGCATCGACCTGCCGATCACGCTTTATGAGGCGGTGCTGGGCGGCAAAGTTCGCGTGCCGACGCTCGATGGCGCGGTTGAACTGGCGATTCCGGCCGGCACGAATGCCGGTCGTACGTTCCGTCTCAAAGGCAAAGGCCTGAAAGCCAAGGGCGGCAAGAGCCACGGCGACCTGTTCGCCACTGTGCGGGTGATGCTGCCCGACAGCGTCGATGAAGAGTTGAAGCGCGAAATCGAGAAACTGCGCGACGACAGGCCTTACGATCCAAGGAAGGATCTGGGTTGA